ACCATCCGGATGTCGCAGCGTTCCCCCACACAATCCGCGCTCACCTCAAAGCGTATCGGCCTGTTTGCCACCTGCCTGGTCAATACCATGCGGCCCCGTGTCGGCTTTGCAGCGCTCACGCTGCTGGAGGATGCGGGCTTTGCCGTTGACGTGCCCGGCGACCAGACCTGCTGCGGCCAGCCCAACTACAATTCCGGCGACCGTGCCAGCGCCCGCAGCTTTGCGCTCTCCTTCGTCGCGCTGTTTGAAGCGTTTGACTATGTGGTGGTGCCGTCAGGCTCCTGTGCCGCCATGGTGCGCGTGCATTACCCCCGCCTGTTTGACGATGGCGACCCGGACAAGGCGCGTGTGGAGGCGGTTGCCGCCAGGACATATGAACTTGTGTCCTTCCTCGCAGATGTAGCAGGCGTCAGCAGCATCCAGGCACAGCACACCGGCAGCGTGACCTATCACGATGCGTGCTCCGGGTTGCGCGAACTCAAAGTGAAAGCCCAACCGCGCAAGCTGCTTGGTGCGATGGACGGCGTCGAGCTCAGGGAGATGGAAGACGCCGAAGTCTGCTGCGGCTTTGGCGGCCTGTTCTGCGTCAAGTATCCGGATGTCTCCGGCGAAATGGTGCGCAAGAAATCCGACGAGATTGTAAAGACACAAGCCGATGCCCTGGTCACCGGCGATGTGGGCTGCCTGCTCAACATGGAAGGCGCCCTTGCCCGCCGGGGCGACAAGGTGCGCGCGTACCATGTGGCCGAAGTGCTGGCCGGCATGACAGATGAGGACAACCGCTGATGCACGTCACATCATCACAGTTCTCAGACCGCGCCAAAGACGCCATCAGCAACGAGCAGTTGCAGGCAGGCTTGTTCATTTTCGGCAAGATTTTTCCGCTGCTGCGTGACGCCACCGCTTCGCAGTTGCCTGAGTTTGAAGCGCTGCGCGACAACGCCCGCGACATCAAGGTTCATACCCTTCAAAATCTTGGAACCTATCTCGAAGCCTTCGAGGCACGGGTAACGCAAGCAGGCGGACGCGTTCACTGGGCGCGCACGGCACTTGAAGCCAACAGCATTGTCGAACGTCTGTGCAAAGAGGCAGGTGCCAAAAACATCATCAAGTCAAAGTCGATGGTGACCGAAGAACTGGAACTCAACGACCACCTGATCGGCAAGGGCTATGATGTTGTCGAAACCGACCTTGGCGAATACATCATCCAGCTTCGCCACGAAAAGCCATTTCATATTGTTGGCCCCGCGCTGCATCTCACAGCCGCCCAGGTGTCTGACACCTTTTACGAAGCCCACCAGAAGCATGGCCGCACTCAAAAGGTGGACGACAAGGTAAAGCTGGTGGAAGAAGCCCGCATCGTGCTGCGCGAACGCTTCAAGAATGCCGACGTGGGCATTACCGGCGCAAACTTTCTGGTGGCGGAAACCGGCCAGATCGCGCTCATCACCAATGAGGGCAACGCGGACCTGTCAGCAACTCTGCCTAAAAAACACATCGTCGTGACCGGCATCGAAAAAGTGGTGCCGACCCTAGACGACATGGCCGTGCTGCTGCGGATTCTGGCGCGCTCGGCCACGGGTCAGGAAACCTCCAACTACGTGTCGCTGTATTCAGGCCCGCGCCGTGAACGCGATGCGGACGGCCCTGCGGAGTTTGATGTGGTGCTGGTGGATAATGGCCGCACCGACATGTTGGGCACGCCGGTTGAAGACATGTTGCGCTGCATCCGCTGCGGGGCGTGTCTCAACTCCTGCCCGGTATTCACAACTGTTGGTGGCCAGACATACGGGTCGGTTTATTCAGGCCCGATGGGGGCTGTATGGACGCCCGCGCTGGCCAGCGTTTCAAGTGCGGCCAAGCTGCCCAACGCCTCAACCTTCTGTGGCAAATGCGAAGACGTATGCCCGGTGCGCATTCCCCTGCCCTCGATGATGCGGCACTGGCGCGAAAAGGAGTTTGAGGCCCATCTCACGCCATCGGGCCAGCGCTGGGGATTAGGCGTCTGGGCATGGCTGGGCCAACGGCCGTCGCTCTATCGTGCCGCCACTAACCTGGCTGGTATCGGCCTGCGGCTGATCGCCAGGCCAAGGCGCGGCGCACCTGTCGCCTCGTGGCTGCCGTTTATCGGCAAGGGGTGGACGCAGTCGCGCGACCTGGCAGTACCCAAAGAACCAACTTTCCTTAGTCAGTACAAAGAGGGTCGCCGCCGATGAGTGACGCCCGCGCTGCCATTTTCGCCAAAATCAAGGCCGTTGACGCCAAACGCACAACCACGGACCCCGCTGCGGCAAAGGCGCGGCTTCAATCTCCTCCGCCGCAACTGGTGCCCGCCATGGGCCGCCTGACAAAGGATGAGGCCCGCGATACTTTCATCACCAAGGCAATAGCCCTCGGCTGCACCGTCGCGGATTGCACAGGCATGGAAGCCGTGCCCGCAGCAGTTGCTGCATATCTGAGCGAGCAGAAAACGGATTTGGCGGTCGCCCTGCCTGCTGACGATGATCTGGCGCCCCTTGGGTGGGTACCCGCCGGTCTTTCAACCAGCGACACAATCGACAGACAGGCACTCGATGGTGCCACATCCGTGACCCGTGCCCGCGCCGGCGTGGCGGAAACCGGCGCTGTGGCCGTCATGTCCGGCAGCCGATACCCGGTCAGCCTTGGCCTGCTGCCGGACCGGCACATCATCGTGCTGCGGGTGGATGAGATTGTCGGCGGCTATGAAGATGTGTGGACGCTCGCCCGCGACGGGCGCGACAACCAGGGCATGACCCGTGCATTGATTTTTGTCGGCGGCCCATCGCGCACCGGCGACATTGAAGCCACGTTGGTAATGGGCGCACACGGTCCGCGTGCGGTGCACATCATTCTGGTCGCCTGACCGGAAAAGTACCTAGGCTGCCTGCGCGGGAGCCTGCGCCTGTGCCGCTGCCAGATGATCCGCAAAGACTTTGCGGTAAGTATCAGGCCGCACAACACCAAGCTGCTTGCGCACATCTTCGAGGGGTGCGTGCAGCAGACCTTCCCAGTCCTCACCGGCCCACCAGGTGGCGCGACGACCATTCCGGAACCCCTCCCACACAGCTTTCCACAGCCGCTTGTCGCCGGATTCGCGCACACCACCGCGTGTGCCGAAATAGATAATCATCGCAATGCCGATATTGCCAAGCTGGGCGAACGAGAAGGCCAGCAATGACAACTCCCCCAGACCGTCACGGCCATAGCCGGTGGTGACGTGCCACAGATCGTGCATATCGCGGGTGCGGTTGGAATACAGTTCCTGGTCCTTGGTCAGCGTCCAGCGACCACCTTCCACATTGGCCTGCTTGAGACCATCAGCGGACAGATTCTCGCGTTCCACAAACTCAAGATAGGCGCGGCCCAGCGAGCCATCGGGCATGGCACGCAGCGCGTCACGGTCATTGAGCACAGTCGCAAGCTCCTGCCGTGTGGCCATCACGCGGCGACCAACGGGGGACTTGATAAAACGCTTGAAGCTCTTTTGCCGGGATGGCCCGCTCATGGCGCGGATGATGCGAAAAACCTGCGCTGTGTCTTCAGGATCTTCCATCAGCTTCGCCATCGCCTTCATGGCGAGACGCGGCTGATACCAGTTCGACTGCGGAATCTCGGCTTCAGGTGACATATCTGCAGATGCCATGACGGCACTCCTCCCGACAATTATGTCAGTAAGATGGGGTGTGATTTATCCGTGCGCAATAGTTTTCAGCAGCAACCCTGAAAAACCGCTTAATCCTGCCCGTCGCGCAGGGCTGCAACCGCTGCCAGCTGGTGCTCTTTGGCGTCAGGCGACACACTTTTGACGGACGCACTTTCGCCCGCCGCATCAAAATCCGCCGAGATTCGCTCAAACCGCTCCGCCGTGAATGACTTGAACTCCGGATGCGTGAACGCATAAAGCCGGTTCTCCAGAATGCACTCCACCACGCGCTCCCCCACCACCTCGGCGGGAATGCCCGCCTCAATGGCCTGGTTGGATTGCGCAATCGCATCCTGATCGGGCGCT
The window above is part of the Pyruvatibacter sp. genome. Proteins encoded here:
- a CDS encoding LUD domain-containing protein; amino-acid sequence: MSDARAAIFAKIKAVDAKRTTTDPAAAKARLQSPPPQLVPAMGRLTKDEARDTFITKAIALGCTVADCTGMEAVPAAVAAYLSEQKTDLAVALPADDDLAPLGWVPAGLSTSDTIDRQALDGATSVTRARAGVAETGAVAVMSGSRYPVSLGLLPDRHIIVLRVDEIVGGYEDVWTLARDGRDNQGMTRALIFVGGPSRTGDIEATLVMGAHGPRAVHIILVA
- a CDS encoding (Fe-S)-binding protein, whose protein sequence is MSQRSPTQSALTSKRIGLFATCLVNTMRPRVGFAALTLLEDAGFAVDVPGDQTCCGQPNYNSGDRASARSFALSFVALFEAFDYVVVPSGSCAAMVRVHYPRLFDDGDPDKARVEAVAARTYELVSFLADVAGVSSIQAQHTGSVTYHDACSGLRELKVKAQPRKLLGAMDGVELREMEDAEVCCGFGGLFCVKYPDVSGEMVRKKSDEIVKTQADALVTGDVGCLLNMEGALARRGDKVRAYHVAEVLAGMTDEDNR
- a CDS encoding Coq4 family protein, whose protein sequence is MASADMSPEAEIPQSNWYQPRLAMKAMAKLMEDPEDTAQVFRIIRAMSGPSRQKSFKRFIKSPVGRRVMATRQELATVLNDRDALRAMPDGSLGRAYLEFVERENLSADGLKQANVEGGRWTLTKDQELYSNRTRDMHDLWHVTTGYGRDGLGELSLLAFSFAQLGNIGIAMIIYFGTRGGVRESGDKRLWKAVWEGFRNGRRATWWAGEDWEGLLHAPLEDVRKQLGVVRPDTYRKVFADHLAAAQAQAPAQAA
- a CDS encoding lactate utilization protein B; this encodes MHVTSSQFSDRAKDAISNEQLQAGLFIFGKIFPLLRDATASQLPEFEALRDNARDIKVHTLQNLGTYLEAFEARVTQAGGRVHWARTALEANSIVERLCKEAGAKNIIKSKSMVTEELELNDHLIGKGYDVVETDLGEYIIQLRHEKPFHIVGPALHLTAAQVSDTFYEAHQKHGRTQKVDDKVKLVEEARIVLRERFKNADVGITGANFLVAETGQIALITNEGNADLSATLPKKHIVVTGIEKVVPTLDDMAVLLRILARSATGQETSNYVSLYSGPRRERDADGPAEFDVVLVDNGRTDMLGTPVEDMLRCIRCGACLNSCPVFTTVGGQTYGSVYSGPMGAVWTPALASVSSAAKLPNASTFCGKCEDVCPVRIPLPSMMRHWREKEFEAHLTPSGQRWGLGVWAWLGQRPSLYRAATNLAGIGLRLIARPRRGAPVASWLPFIGKGWTQSRDLAVPKEPTFLSQYKEGRRR